GAAATAAATCGCTTGGATTGGTACTTATCGTGCCAACTATTGTTGATCCCTTAGGGAAAATTGCGCCCGGTTCATTAGTTATAACTGAAGCACCGCTCTTGGTTACTTTGGCCCCGCCGTTAACCTGGTACGAGATTGTTCCCTGGTTGGCAGGCGGATAATCTGAACCATCATCTGCACCGCCCGGATCAGTACCCGTACCGGGGTCGGTTCCGGTACCCGGATCAGTACCTGTACCCGGATCTGTTCCCGTTCCCGGGTCGGTACCCGTGCCCGGATCCGTTCCTGTACCGGGGTCAGTTCCTGTGCCCGGATCTGTTCCCGTATCGGGATTCTTGGCTATAGCATTTTTTTCTTTATCAGGAGGCAGGATCGGATCAAGTTTACAGCTGCTTAAAACGGTTGTGGTAAGGTATAAGCAGATAAAGGCTCTGAAGTAAATTTTTTTCATAAACAAGGCTTAGTTGCAATAATTTTTAAGTGATTAAATATAAGCAATTTATCGTCCTTGTACGTAATGTTGAAAAAAATGATACGATCCTATCACGAAAAATATGCTCATCCGGTAATTACCCGCAATCACCATCAGGTCCGCATGATTCGCCTTCAATAATATCAAGCATCGGTTTAGGATTTTCCAGTTGCCAGTCGGCAAAAGCTTTACTCAGTGTATCACTGAAAATACCGGTTTCCTGCGCCCCCGATACTGCGTATTTACGGTTCAGTACAAAAAAGGGTACGCCACGTACGCCGAGGTATTGGGCTTCGGCAATGTCGTGCTTCACTTCATCGGCATAAAGTTGAGTTTCAAGAGCCTGTTTAATCTCGTTGGCAGGCAAACCGATAGCTACGCCAATTTCAATTAAGGTTTCATTATCATCAATATTGCGGCCTTCGGTAAAATAGGCTTTAAAAAGAGCTTCTTCTGCGGCATCACCAAGACCATGTTTTTTGGCGAGATGAGCCAGGCGATGAGCATTAAAGCTATTGGCAACAACTGCTTTATCAAAATTATAAGTAAGCCCCTCGTTTGCCGCCATCTGGGTAACGTGGTTATTTAATTGTTTGGCATGATCTATAGTGAACCCTTTTATCTCGGCCAGGTATTGATTTATGCTGATATCGGGATTGGTTTTTAAATCGGGATTTAGCTGGAAACTTTTCCATTCAATCTCAACCTGGTTTTGATGTTCAAACCCGGCTAAGGCTTGCTCAAACCTGCGTTTGCCTATATAACAAAACGGACACATCACGTCCGACCATATTTCTACCTTCATAACCTTGTTTTAAATGTTTAAACAAATTTATAAAATGCGGTTTTCTTCACAGGTAAGGGCAAAGTAAAATTTAGTTATAACTATTTATCGCTGATGCTATTTGTATTTACAAATTTTTATAAATTAGGAAATTATAAACCGATTATAAATTATTGAAACACCGGCTCAGGCATCGGCGAGGTTACCCGACGAAAATGAAGTGGAATAGTGCTAAAATATTTTGGATAGGCATCGTATTGCTTGTTATTCCGGGTTTGGCGCATGCTTACCTGTTAATGCCTTTTCCCGGCAGCCAGGATCTGAATGCCATCACGGTTTGCTACTACCTCGAAAAAGTGGTTATGCCGCTCCGCCTCATTGGCTTACTGTTTATTGTTTGGTACCTTTTTAAATACTACGCCAAAAACGCCTTCAGGCAAAAAATAGTAAAGGCCTCGGTTTTTGTGCTGTGCGTAGGCAGCTTTTACATTACCGATTATATGTACAAGGCCGAAACCATGTTTAAGGAAACTGAAAAACCCGGTTTTGCCAACGGCCTTTCAAACCGGGTACCATTAAATTATCTTGTTATCGGTGTGGTGAATAACGGCGTAGCCAAGGCTTATCCGCTTATATATCTGGGTTATCATCATAAAGTACAGGATGAGGTAGGTAATAAACCTGTTTTAGTTACTTATTGTACCATATGCCGTACCGGCAGGGTATACAGCCCCATGGTTGATGGCGTACGGCAGAATTTCCGCCTGGTGGGTGCAAGGCATTATAATGCCATTATTGAAGACGAAAGCACCAAAACATGGTGGTACCAGGCAACCGGTAACGCTGCGGTAGGTAAGCTTAAAGGAAAACAACTAACCGAATTGCCTTATGAGCAGCTCACCCTTTCATCCTGGCTGCAAAAACATCCTGAAACCCTGATTCTGCAACCGGATAAACTGTATACAACCGATTATGCCGATCTGAAAAATTACGACCGTGTGCAGGCTATCGACAAGGATAGCACGCTCAAAAACAAAGACTCGCTGATCCGCAAAAGCTGGGTGATAGGTGTAATCATTAACGGCCAGGCCAAAGCCTACAACTGGCGGCACATGCACATAAAAAGAGTGCTTAATGATGAGGTTAACCACATTCCTTTATTAATAGGCATTGAAAAAGACAGCCTAAGCTACCACGCCTGGAATACCCTGGTAAAAGGCAAAGCGCTTCATTTTAAACTGGATACCAACGGCATGCTTACCGACGATGAAACCGCATCTGTTTGGGATTGGGACGGGCTTTGCATTGCAGGCCCGCAAAAAGGCGAGCGTTTAACCAAAGTACAGGCCTACCAGGAGTACTGGCACTCGTGGAAACATTTTCATCCTAAAACAACCTTCTGGAAAGGGGAAAACGTTACAGAGCAAACTGCCTTTCTGGATATGTTGCTATAACAAAATTTAAATGGCAGCCGCTATTTTGCTGATATCATCGTCTTTAAGCAATTCGCTTTCGTTGACGTTAGGATAATATTTACTCAGAATTTTTTGAACAAGCAGGTAACTTTCAACAGATTGAATAGGGGTTGAGGCGAGTTCGGTGATGATGGTACCTACCAGCTTAACCTTTTTTGCTTCGTATTGATTAATCACAAAATCGGAAGTTTTTTTTGCACGGCTTTGCTGAATCAGCTCATCCAGTTTCCTGATCTCGTCA
The sequence above is a segment of the Mucilaginibacter celer genome. Coding sequences within it:
- a CDS encoding DsbA family oxidoreductase; its protein translation is MKVEIWSDVMCPFCYIGKRRFEQALAGFEHQNQVEIEWKSFQLNPDLKTNPDISINQYLAEIKGFTIDHAKQLNNHVTQMAANEGLTYNFDKAVVANSFNAHRLAHLAKKHGLGDAAEEALFKAYFTEGRNIDDNETLIEIGVAIGLPANEIKQALETQLYADEVKHDIAEAQYLGVRGVPFFVLNRKYAVSGAQETGIFSDTLSKAFADWQLENPKPMLDIIEGESCGPDGDCG
- a CDS encoding DUF3179 domain-containing (seleno)protein, translating into MKWNSAKIFWIGIVLLVIPGLAHAYLLMPFPGSQDLNAITVCYYLEKVVMPLRLIGLLFIVWYLFKYYAKNAFRQKIVKASVFVLCVGSFYITDYMYKAETMFKETEKPGFANGLSNRVPLNYLVIGVVNNGVAKAYPLIYLGYHHKVQDEVGNKPVLVTYCTICRTGRVYSPMVDGVRQNFRLVGARHYNAIIEDESTKTWWYQATGNAAVGKLKGKQLTELPYEQLTLSSWLQKHPETLILQPDKLYTTDYADLKNYDRVQAIDKDSTLKNKDSLIRKSWVIGVIINGQAKAYNWRHMHIKRVLNDEVNHIPLLIGIEKDSLSYHAWNTLVKGKALHFKLDTNGMLTDDETASVWDWDGLCIAGPQKGERLTKVQAYQEYWHSWKHFHPKTTFWKGENVTEQTAFLDMLL